In the genome of Actinomadura luzonensis, the window CGCGACGGTGTAGGCGTCCCAGCCGACCTGCGTGCGGGCGCCGGTCTGCTCGCCCACCCAGGAGACGAACATCGAGCACCACGGCGCGTCCACGTAGGAGGCCGTGTCGCCGCCGTCGCGGGCGGCGGTCTCGGTGGCGCGCGGCGAGGAGGCGTACCACCGCTGGAACTTGGTGCCGCCGCCGTGGGCGTCCTCGCTGGTGCCGACCTGGGCGCGGGCGGTGGCGAGCACCTGTGCGGCGGTCACCTTGACGGCGCCCTGGGAGTCGTTCCCCGAGGGCCCTTGGCGTCGCCGGCGACGTGCGTGACGGGGCGGGCCGGGCGGCGGCGTCGGCGTGGGCGACGGCGCCGGCGCCGAGGCCGATCGCGCCGGCGGCGAGGGCGGCGCCGAGCGCGGCGCGGGCGGCGGTGGACGTGCGGGCATGCGTGAGGAACTGCTTGGCCATGAGGAAATCGCTCCTAGGCGGTGTGTCGTGCGTGGGCATGTGACAGCGGCGTTGCGGC includes:
- a CDS encoding CHAP domain-containing protein; this translates as MTAAQVLATARAQVGTSEDAHGGGTKFQRWYASSPRATETAARDGGDTASYVDAPWCSMFVSWVGEQTGARTQVGWDAYTVAHAKWFEANHRFGTAAKPGAVVFFSWSGSKDLDAINHVGFVVKDNGDGTISTIEGNTGNGKVEQRTRPASQVVGYGYPHYAA